The Deinococcus wulumuqiensis R12 genome has a window encoding:
- a CDS encoding LysR family transcriptional regulator: protein MELRHLRHFVALAEEEHFGRAAERVFVVQQALSSSIRNLEEEVGVQLVTRTTRRVQLTPAGEEFLVGARATLAQAAQTVERARRAAQGEVGRLTVGFVSGLAFGGLPEIVRRFRELYPAVSVDLRELTAGEQEAALRGGQIDVGLLLLPVRDPALASRALWRQRLVAALPAAHPLAQRERLRIADLADEAFVFFPRYLRASYFDQVMHWCADAGFTPRVVQEAIEIPTLLSLVAAGVGVFLPIEFFSRLALPGVVYRPLEGAPVIEIVAVWRRDTAGEQPTRPTVQAFLQVAERVLHDASEPLPAAGAE, encoded by the coding sequence ATGGAACTGCGACACCTGCGCCACTTCGTCGCCCTGGCCGAGGAAGAACACTTCGGGCGGGCCGCCGAGCGCGTGTTCGTGGTGCAGCAGGCGCTGAGCAGCTCGATTCGCAACCTCGAAGAAGAAGTGGGCGTGCAGCTCGTGACCCGCACCACCCGGCGCGTGCAGCTCACCCCGGCGGGCGAGGAATTTCTGGTCGGGGCGCGGGCGACTTTGGCGCAGGCGGCGCAGACGGTGGAGCGGGCGCGCCGGGCCGCCCAGGGCGAGGTGGGGCGGCTGACCGTGGGCTTTGTCAGCGGGCTGGCCTTCGGGGGGCTGCCGGAAATCGTGCGGCGCTTTCGCGAGCTGTACCCGGCGGTCAGCGTGGACCTGCGCGAACTGACCGCCGGGGAACAGGAAGCGGCGCTGCGCGGCGGTCAGATCGACGTGGGGCTGCTGCTGCTGCCGGTGCGTGACCCGGCGCTGGCGTCCCGGGCGCTGTGGCGGCAACGGCTGGTGGCGGCCCTGCCCGCCGCACACCCACTCGCGCAGCGGGAACGGCTCCGGATTGCCGACCTCGCCGACGAAGCGTTCGTCTTTTTTCCGCGCTACCTGCGGGCCAGCTATTTCGACCAGGTCATGCACTGGTGCGCGGATGCGGGCTTTACCCCCCGGGTGGTGCAGGAGGCCATTGAGATTCCCACCCTGCTCTCGCTGGTGGCGGCGGGCGTGGGCGTGTTTCTGCCCATCGAATTTTTCTCGCGGCTGGCGCTTCCCGGCGTGGTCTACCGTCCGCTGGAGGGTGCTCCGGTCATCGAGATCGTGGCGGTGTGGCGCCGGGACACGGCGGGCGAGCAGCCCACCCGCCCCACCGTGCAGGCGTTCTTGCAGGTCGCCGAGCGGGTGCTGCACGACGCCTCCGAGCCGCTGCCAGCAGCGGGGGCGGAGTAA
- a CDS encoding transposase, whose protein sequence is MRTSQLLEYFSLPDLFTLAYVLVDDHLQLLSAMGSYQLPMARNRQATPSELITIALVGDLLGQKNSETWFALVRQLYADLFPHLPERSRYHRHLLAARHLIASFGLSLSPKDADILIIDSKPLPIAQGARMKRPRQQSEAKIGPGSMGWVMGYKLHGVVDTQGYFTKFAIVAANESEQGVARELLSEYERSRTLGDKGYVGSGVYAKSRENAKTPVAWPPVLGKLRKRIESVFSRLARCCSLGEVQLNSFQAVVARTCRAVAAHNLMLHLERYVRSAA, encoded by the coding sequence ATGCGAACCAGCCAGCTTCTGGAATATTTTAGCCTGCCCGACCTCTTCACACTGGCCTACGTCCTTGTCGACGACCATCTCCAACTGCTCAGCGCCATGGGAAGCTACCAGCTTCCCATGGCCCGCAACCGTCAGGCCACTCCTTCTGAACTGATCACTATCGCCCTCGTGGGCGACCTTCTTGGTCAGAAGAACAGCGAGACCTGGTTCGCCCTCGTTCGTCAGCTTTACGCCGACCTCTTCCCACACCTCCCCGAACGCAGTCGCTACCACCGCCATTTACTCGCAGCCAGGCATCTCATCGCATCTTTCGGGCTGTCCCTCAGCCCGAAAGATGCAGACATCCTCATTATCGACAGTAAACCCCTCCCCATTGCTCAGGGTGCCCGAATGAAGCGGCCCAGACAGCAGTCAGAAGCAAAAATAGGCCCAGGGAGTATGGGCTGGGTGATGGGCTACAAGCTTCACGGCGTCGTCGACACGCAGGGCTACTTCACGAAGTTTGCCATTGTCGCTGCCAACGAATCCGAGCAGGGCGTGGCCCGTGAGCTGCTCTCTGAATACGAACGCAGCCGCACGCTTGGGGACAAAGGCTACGTCGGGAGTGGCGTGTACGCCAAGTCACGGGAGAACGCGAAGACACCGGTGGCATGGCCACCGGTGCTGGGGAAACTAAGAAAGCGCATAGAATCGGTCTTTTCCAGGTTAGCGAGATGCTGCTCTCTGGGTGAGGTGCAGCTGAATTCCTTCCAGGCCGTCGTAGCCCGCACGTGCCGTGCGGTTGCGGCCCACAACCTGATGCTGCACCTAGAGCGCTACGTGCGTTCAGCAGCTTAG
- a CDS encoding 23S rRNA (pseudouridine(1915)-N(3))-methyltransferase RlmH, whose protein sequence is MRLHLITVGEPKLAYARSGWDEYEKRLRRYHKVQVSRVSGKTQQAESEAVLKAAGKSLLILLDPRGKQFSSENLSEYLDAQALGGHGELAFAIGGPDGHTDELRSRAHLLWSLGELTLPHDLAMLVLVEALYRAATISAGEPYHRG, encoded by the coding sequence ATGCGCCTGCACCTGATTACCGTCGGAGAACCCAAACTCGCCTACGCCCGCAGCGGCTGGGACGAATACGAAAAGCGGCTGCGGCGCTACCACAAGGTTCAGGTGAGCCGGGTGAGCGGCAAGACCCAGCAGGCCGAGAGCGAAGCCGTGCTGAAAGCGGCAGGCAAGAGCTTGCTGATTTTGCTCGACCCACGCGGCAAGCAGTTTTCCAGTGAGAACCTGAGTGAATATCTGGACGCGCAGGCGCTGGGCGGTCACGGCGAACTGGCCTTCGCCATCGGCGGGCCCGACGGACACACCGACGAACTGCGCTCGCGGGCGCACCTGCTCTGGAGCCTGGGCGAGCTGACGCTGCCGCACGACCTCGCCATGCTGGTGCTGGTCGAGGCGCTGTACCGCGCCGCCACGATTTCGGCGGGTGAGCCTTATCACCGGGGCTAA
- a CDS encoding pyridoxal phosphate-dependent aminotransferase, with product MASPFRLSARAQSLKPSATVAVTSRALELRRQGADIISMSVGEPDFDTPPHVRAAAIAAIEAGHTRYTPVGGIPELRSAVSAKFRRENGLAYAPDAVTVTSGGKQALFNALFALLGSGDEVLIPAPYWVSYPEMVALTGAVPVAVPTTPESGFQLDPERLAAAVTPRTRMVILNSPGNPTGAVFPPETLRAVAELAQRCGLVVVTDEIYEHLVYDAEQVSIGTYAPEHTLTINGASKAYAMTGWRIGYAGGPKHVIAAMNALQSQSTSNASSVSQYAALAALEGHEDTARFIAIARAAYRERRDRIVAGLNALGLPTPTPQGAFYVMADTRAVHPDELQAARIILDEAQVAAVPGTDFAAPGQVRLSYATSMENIEEVLRRLDRVVGR from the coding sequence ATGGCCTCGCCCTTTCGCCTGTCCGCCCGCGCCCAGAGCCTCAAGCCGTCCGCGACGGTGGCGGTCACGTCCCGCGCCCTCGAACTGCGCAGGCAGGGCGCGGACATCATTTCCATGAGCGTGGGCGAGCCGGATTTCGACACGCCGCCGCACGTCCGGGCCGCCGCCATCGCCGCCATCGAAGCCGGGCACACCAGATACACCCCGGTGGGCGGCATTCCCGAACTGCGCAGCGCCGTCAGTGCCAAGTTCCGCCGGGAAAACGGACTGGCCTACGCCCCCGACGCCGTGACCGTGACCAGCGGCGGCAAACAGGCGCTGTTCAACGCCCTGTTCGCGCTGCTCGGCTCCGGCGACGAGGTGCTGATTCCGGCGCCCTACTGGGTCAGCTACCCCGAAATGGTCGCCCTGACCGGCGCGGTGCCGGTGGCGGTGCCCACCACGCCGGAAAGCGGCTTTCAGCTCGACCCCGAGCGCCTCGCCGCCGCCGTCACGCCGCGCACCCGCATGGTGATTCTCAACAGCCCCGGCAACCCCACCGGCGCGGTGTTTCCCCCGGAGACGCTGCGGGCGGTGGCCGAACTCGCGCAGCGCTGCGGGCTTGTCGTCGTGACCGACGAAATCTACGAGCACCTCGTCTACGACGCCGAGCAGGTCAGCATCGGCACCTACGCGCCCGAGCACACCCTGACCATCAACGGCGCGAGCAAGGCCTACGCCATGACCGGCTGGCGCATCGGCTACGCGGGCGGGCCGAAACACGTCATCGCCGCCATGAACGCCCTGCAGTCCCAGAGCACCAGCAACGCCAGCAGCGTCAGCCAGTACGCCGCCCTCGCCGCGCTGGAAGGGCACGAGGACACCGCCCGCTTTATCGCCATAGCCCGCGCCGCCTACCGCGAGCGCCGCGACCGCATCGTGGCGGGCCTCAATGCTCTGGGGCTGCCCACGCCCACGCCACAGGGCGCCTTTTACGTGATGGCCGACACCCGCGCCGTTCACCCCGACGAACTTCAGGCCGCCCGCATCATTCTGGACGAGGCGCAGGTGGCCGCCGTGCCCGGCACCGATTTCGCCGCGCCGGGGCAGGTCCGACTGAGCTACGCGACGAGCATGGAGAACATCGAGGAAGTGCTGCGGCGGCTGGACCGGGTGGTCGGGCGGTAA
- a CDS encoding roadblock/LC7 domain-containing protein, which translates to MTMLSKPERLKSILQNLRMSLPELRGAMVATTDGLPIAQAFSDNTDANRVAAMAATALGLGKRINDTLGTGSLNEMSVSGMDGQVFIYSVGAKGVLAVVAPSGTNLGLLHMEAREAAQAVASVL; encoded by the coding sequence ATGACCATGCTGAGCAAACCTGAACGACTGAAGTCCATCCTGCAAAACCTGCGTATGTCGCTGCCCGAACTGCGCGGCGCGATGGTGGCGACCACCGACGGTCTGCCCATCGCCCAGGCGTTCAGCGACAACACCGACGCCAACCGCGTGGCCGCCATGGCCGCCACGGCGCTGGGCCTGGGCAAGCGCATCAACGACACGCTGGGCACGGGCAGCCTGAACGAAATGTCGGTGAGTGGAATGGACGGTCAGGTCTTCATCTACTCGGTGGGGGCCAAGGGCGTGCTGGCCGTGGTGGCGCCGTCGGGCACCAACCTTGGCCTGCTGCATATGGAAGCCCGTGAAGCGGCCCAGGCCGTCGCCAGCGTGCTCTGA
- a CDS encoding transglutaminaseTgpA domain-containing protein → MRRPALWPTRFGWAFLGLVLLTLIGCINYALSLGYGLTFLLVGVWIVTAAQARRAAATLDLTVQPPAEAVAGHETAFTAQVRQSGAASPVTLRGWAEQNGQRVPLSAALFVGAGHTQTAALRLSDPVRGPLRLTGVQLVAHDPFGLWQATRTVTAQAQTAVLPAPEADAPAPPTLTAAGSGEAGRRTAGQEDFAGLRPYAAGDAPRLISWRHAARSGQLVTREFDAPLGQALDLNWNAAQGEQEARLSRLAAWVTAARAAGLPFRLTLPGQSLPVGSGDAHAGRALRALALHPPFPAPPEQKAGNEFLSRPAWLGGPNTTEAPSAPLPAAPLQFSLLALGVALLPGLLRWPLWASALVLWLLTYRGLQAEPGRRLRTLPPPLLLVLVGVAAFGLNATYGTLLGQDGGTALLAALLALKAAETRTVRDARLLTLLGLFVTSTHFFHDQGPLTALHSLLASVLLLAAAARWMGDRGDPAAQAALSPTVPRPLLGLSARLLLLSLPLAALLFVFFPRPDGPLWQLPINQGARTGLADQISAGEYSNLAQSDAVAFRADFGGPLPPPDERYWRGPVYELFDGQGWQQVRGRFAAPSAEARPGAPVWSYSITLEPSGKPWLLALDLPTTLPQSALLTGAFQAATLRPASLRTRYEWNSQAAVLGRQESQERLGLNLTLPETPDAANPQSRALAASWRTLAPEQRVQAGLDVFRKGGFAYTLTPPKLPSANRIDAFLFGSKRGFCEHYSSAFAFLMRVAGVPARIVGGYQGGEVNPDGGYLIVRQQNAHAWTEVWLQGQGWVRVDPTAAVAPARVQADLGTALTQPQATAPRERTTLERAKLRLDALQNQWNTWVVSYDGAQQRSLLSRLGVSGTGSPLYLLALLGAAALTLLPALAFVRRRALPRDPALLALHDLSTRLRLPRGPGETPTAYAERAAAHSPQQAPLLRDIARRFNALRYGPQASPEELRQLQALVRQVRRTERT, encoded by the coding sequence GTGAGGCGGCCGGCGCTGTGGCCGACCCGCTTCGGCTGGGCGTTTCTGGGACTGGTGCTGCTGACCCTCATCGGCTGCATCAACTACGCGCTGAGCCTGGGCTACGGCCTGACTTTCCTGCTGGTCGGCGTGTGGATCGTCACGGCGGCGCAGGCGCGGCGGGCGGCGGCCACCCTTGACCTGACCGTGCAGCCGCCCGCCGAGGCGGTGGCCGGGCACGAAACGGCGTTTACGGCGCAGGTCCGGCAGAGCGGCGCGGCGAGTCCGGTCACGCTGCGGGGCTGGGCCGAGCAAAACGGCCAGCGGGTGCCGCTGAGCGCCGCCCTTTTCGTCGGTGCCGGGCACACACAGACCGCCGCGCTGCGGCTTTCCGACCCGGTGCGCGGCCCGCTGCGGCTGACGGGCGTGCAGCTCGTCGCACACGACCCCTTCGGGCTGTGGCAGGCGACCCGAACCGTGACGGCACAGGCCCAAACCGCCGTCCTGCCCGCGCCGGAAGCCGACGCGCCCGCGCCGCCCACGCTCACGGCGGCGGGCAGCGGCGAGGCCGGGCGGCGCACCGCCGGACAGGAGGACTTCGCCGGACTGCGGCCCTACGCGGCGGGCGACGCGCCCCGGCTGATTTCCTGGCGGCACGCGGCCCGCAGCGGGCAGCTCGTGACCCGCGAGTTCGACGCGCCGCTGGGACAGGCGCTCGACCTGAACTGGAACGCGGCTCAGGGTGAGCAGGAGGCGCGGCTCTCGCGGCTGGCGGCCTGGGTGACAGCGGCGCGGGCGGCGGGCCTGCCGTTCCGGCTGACGTTGCCGGGGCAGAGCCTGCCCGTCGGGAGCGGAGACGCGCACGCGGGCCGGGCACTGCGGGCGCTGGCGCTGCACCCGCCTTTTCCGGCCCCACCTGAGCAGAAGGCCGGGAACGAGTTCCTGAGCCGCCCGGCGTGGCTGGGGGGACCGAACACCACCGAGGCGCCGAGCGCGCCGCTGCCTGCCGCGCCGCTGCAATTCTCGCTGCTGGCCCTCGGGGTGGCGCTGCTGCCGGGGCTGCTGCGCTGGCCGCTGTGGGCGAGTGCGCTGGTGCTGTGGCTGCTGACCTACCGGGGCCTGCAGGCCGAGCCGGGGCGCAGGCTCCGCACCCTGCCGCCGCCGCTGCTGCTGGTGCTGGTGGGGGTGGCCGCCTTCGGGCTGAACGCGACCTACGGCACGCTGCTGGGACAGGACGGGGGCACGGCGCTGCTGGCCGCGCTGCTCGCGCTCAAGGCCGCCGAGACGCGCACGGTGCGTGACGCCCGGCTGCTCACACTGCTGGGGCTGTTCGTGACCAGCACCCATTTCTTCCATGACCAGGGACCGCTGACGGCGCTGCACAGCCTGCTCGCCAGCGTGCTGCTGCTGGCAGCGGCGGCCCGCTGGATGGGCGACAGGGGCGACCCGGCGGCGCAGGCGGCGCTCAGCCCGACCGTTCCCCGCCCGCTGCTGGGGCTGAGCGCCCGGCTGCTGCTGCTTTCCCTGCCGCTGGCGGCGCTGCTGTTCGTGTTTTTCCCGCGTCCGGACGGTCCGCTGTGGCAGTTGCCCATCAATCAGGGGGCCAGGACCGGGCTGGCCGACCAGATCAGCGCCGGGGAATACAGCAACCTCGCGCAGAGTGACGCGGTGGCCTTCCGTGCCGACTTTGGCGGGCCGCTGCCCCCGCCCGACGAGCGCTACTGGCGCGGTCCGGTCTACGAACTGTTCGACGGTCAGGGCTGGCAACAGGTGCGGGGCCGCTTCGCCGCGCCGTCTGCCGAAGCGCGTCCGGGGGCGCCGGTCTGGAGCTATTCCATCACCCTGGAACCGAGCGGCAAGCCCTGGCTGCTGGCGCTGGACCTGCCCACCACATTGCCACAAAGCGCCCTGCTGACCGGCGCGTTTCAGGCCGCCACCCTGCGCCCGGCCTCGCTGCGCACGCGCTACGAGTGGAACAGTCAGGCGGCGGTGCTGGGACGGCAAGAAAGCCAGGAGCGGCTCGGCCTCAACCTGACCCTGCCCGAGACGCCGGACGCCGCCAACCCGCAGTCCCGCGCCCTCGCCGCGTCGTGGCGCACGCTGGCGCCGGAGCAGCGGGTGCAGGCGGGGCTGGACGTGTTTCGCAAGGGGGGCTTCGCGTATACCCTCACCCCCCCCAAGCTGCCCAGCGCGAACCGCATCGACGCTTTCCTGTTTGGCAGCAAGCGCGGCTTTTGCGAGCACTACTCCAGCGCCTTCGCTTTCCTGATGCGGGTGGCGGGCGTCCCGGCGCGGATTGTCGGCGGCTACCAGGGCGGCGAGGTCAACCCGGACGGCGGCTACCTCATCGTGCGGCAGCAAAACGCCCATGCCTGGACCGAGGTGTGGCTTCAGGGCCAGGGCTGGGTGCGGGTGGACCCCACCGCCGCCGTCGCCCCGGCCCGCGTGCAGGCGGACCTGGGCACGGCCCTGACGCAGCCGCAGGCCACCGCGCCGCGCGAGCGGACCACGCTGGAACGGGCCAAACTGCGGCTCGACGCCCTGCAGAACCAGTGGAACACCTGGGTGGTGAGCTACGACGGGGCGCAGCAACGCTCGCTGCTCTCGCGGCTGGGCGTGTCGGGGACGGGGTCGCCGCTGTACCTGCTGGCCCTGCTCGGCGCAGCGGCGCTCACGCTGCTGCCCGCGCTGGCCTTCGTGCGCCGCCGCGCCCTGCCGCGTGACCCGGCGCTGCTCGCCCTGCACGACCTCAGCACCCGGCTGCGGCTGCCGCGCGGCCCCGGCGAGACGCCGACCGCCTACGCGGAGCGGGCCGCCGCCCACTCGCCGCAGCAAGCTCCCCTCCTGCGCGATATCGCCCGCCGCTTCAACGCCCTGCGCTACGGCCCCCAGGCGTCCCCGGAGGAGCTGCGGCAGCTTCAGGCGCTGGTGAGGCAGGTGCGGCGAACCGAGCGGACCTGA
- a CDS encoding insulinase family protein: MTAIKSPLPGVGETLGRYTVERVETLPEMSGQLVLLRHENGARHAHVAREDDNLVFGVTFPTVPKDSTGVAHILEHNVLMGSQKYPVPDPFFSMIPRSLNTFMNAMTAGDWTTYPFSTRNVQDYFNLLSVYLDATFFPLLRYESFRQDGHRFEFETPDDPTSTLKLQGVVYNEMKGAMASPGSVMWRSFGKALYPDLTYANNSGGSPENIPELTYEDLRAFHAAHYHPSNAYFYSYGNQDLGRVLDAIEQHVMTRFQKQELDVSIPDQPSFSEPRRVDVSYPGSDTERGGQVLLGWKLGYASDPDASLRWGVLSDVLLGNAAAPLTRPLIESGLGAQLADLTGYRDDFREAAFAVGLKGLSTDKADAVQELVLSTLRQIAEEGIDPALIEASLHQFEISQKEVSNAGYPYGLGVMFRLLGPWLSGGDPVTGLRLDAELGRLRDDLKRGRVFEPMIEKWLLQNPHRVTLVVRPDPALAERTEQAERELVERLSKDFTDEDRARIVRESLNLKNLQGQESDPNVLPTLTLADVPAQVPRPAYETERSGRALVGRVPQPTGGLTYLDVKVRLPELPRDLLPVLPLYTFAVTRSGAAGQDYVSLARRIEAVTGGIGASAGVGNGPDTVDDLRLSVSFSGKALARNAGELVAVLRDVIAAPEFDRERLRQLLEQRLAGMKASVVSAGNAYAERLASAQVSPGAALGEQFSGLTALATLKAIVEGAEGQADDLEGRLDALLAQFGRLTTLITQGEPLVCLTALPEDVGLDLTPVTTLFQGDAPVGHPRPQLAAQVPQARTTDSPVAFNAVAFSTVPYTHADSPALLVLSRLLRSEYLLAEIREKGGAYGGGASFDARSGVFAMSSYRDPNIARTYGVFRDARQFLDTDLGERELTEAILGASKTLDPLTSPDTVGRLRFYGDQSGFTPEVQEAYKARLLRVTLDDLRRVMDTHLTPERAAYALVAGKDPSEDTAELGLKWDVQGI, encoded by the coding sequence ATGACTGCCATCAAATCTCCGCTCCCCGGTGTGGGAGAGACACTGGGCCGTTACACCGTCGAGCGCGTCGAAACCCTGCCCGAGATGTCGGGCCAGCTCGTGCTGCTGCGCCACGAAAACGGCGCCCGGCACGCCCACGTCGCCCGCGAGGACGACAACCTCGTGTTCGGCGTGACCTTTCCCACCGTGCCCAAAGACAGCACGGGCGTGGCGCACATCCTGGAACACAACGTGCTGATGGGGTCGCAGAAATACCCCGTCCCCGACCCCTTTTTCTCCATGATTCCGCGCTCGCTGAACACCTTCATGAACGCGATGACGGCGGGCGACTGGACGACCTACCCCTTTTCCACCCGCAACGTGCAGGACTATTTCAACCTGCTGTCGGTGTATCTGGACGCGACCTTTTTCCCGCTGCTGCGCTACGAGAGCTTCCGGCAAGACGGGCACCGCTTCGAGTTCGAGACGCCCGACGACCCGACCAGCACCCTGAAACTGCAGGGCGTGGTCTACAACGAGATGAAAGGCGCGATGGCCTCGCCCGGCAGCGTGATGTGGCGCTCGTTCGGCAAGGCGCTCTACCCCGACCTGACCTACGCCAACAACTCCGGCGGGTCGCCCGAGAACATTCCGGAGCTGACCTACGAGGACCTGCGGGCCTTCCACGCGGCGCACTACCACCCGTCCAACGCCTACTTCTACAGCTACGGCAATCAGGACCTGGGGCGCGTGCTGGACGCCATCGAGCAGCATGTGATGACCCGTTTCCAGAAGCAGGAACTGGACGTGAGCATTCCCGACCAGCCCAGTTTCAGCGAGCCGCGCCGCGTGGACGTGAGCTACCCCGGTTCGGACACCGAGCGCGGCGGTCAGGTGCTGCTGGGCTGGAAACTGGGCTACGCCAGCGACCCCGACGCGAGCCTGCGCTGGGGCGTGCTGAGCGACGTGCTGCTGGGCAACGCGGCGGCCCCGCTGACCCGGCCCCTGATCGAGTCGGGCCTGGGCGCACAGCTCGCTGACCTGACGGGCTACCGCGACGACTTCCGCGAGGCGGCTTTCGCGGTGGGCCTCAAGGGACTGAGCACCGATAAGGCCGACGCCGTGCAGGAACTGGTGCTGTCCACCCTGCGCCAGATTGCCGAGGAGGGCATCGACCCCGCACTCATTGAAGCCAGCCTGCACCAGTTCGAAATCAGCCAGAAGGAAGTCAGCAACGCGGGCTACCCCTACGGCCTGGGCGTGATGTTCCGGCTGCTGGGACCGTGGCTCAGCGGCGGCGACCCGGTGACGGGCCTGCGCCTGGACGCCGAACTGGGGCGGCTGCGCGACGACCTGAAGCGGGGCCGGGTCTTTGAACCCATGATTGAAAAGTGGCTGCTGCAAAACCCCCACCGCGTGACCCTGGTCGTCCGCCCTGACCCCGCGCTGGCCGAGCGCACCGAGCAGGCCGAGCGCGAACTGGTCGAGCGGCTGAGCAAGGACTTCACCGACGAGGACCGCGCCCGCATCGTCCGCGAGAGCCTCAACCTGAAAAACCTTCAGGGCCAGGAATCCGACCCGAACGTGCTGCCGACCCTCACGCTGGCCGACGTGCCCGCGCAGGTGCCGCGCCCGGCGTACGAGACCGAGCGCTCCGGGCGGGCGCTGGTGGGGCGCGTGCCGCAGCCGACCGGCGGACTGACCTATCTCGACGTGAAGGTCCGGCTGCCTGAGCTGCCGCGTGACCTGCTGCCGGTGCTGCCGCTCTACACCTTCGCCGTGACGCGCAGCGGAGCCGCCGGGCAGGACTACGTGTCGCTCGCCCGCCGCATCGAGGCCGTGACCGGCGGCATCGGCGCGAGCGCGGGGGTCGGCAACGGCCCGGACACGGTGGACGACCTGCGGCTTTCGGTGTCGTTCAGCGGCAAGGCGCTGGCCCGCAACGCGGGGGAACTGGTGGCGGTGCTGCGCGACGTGATTGCGGCGCCCGAGTTTGACCGCGAGCGGCTGCGTCAACTGCTCGAGCAGCGTCTGGCGGGCATGAAAGCCAGTGTGGTCAGCGCGGGCAACGCCTACGCCGAGCGGCTGGCGAGCGCCCAGGTCAGCCCCGGCGCGGCACTCGGCGAGCAGTTCAGCGGCCTCACCGCGCTGGCGACCCTCAAGGCCATCGTGGAAGGCGCAGAAGGGCAGGCCGACGACCTCGAAGGCCGACTGGACGCGCTGCTCGCGCAGTTCGGGCGCCTGACCACCCTCATCACGCAGGGCGAGCCGCTGGTCTGCCTGACCGCGCTGCCGGAGGACGTGGGGCTGGACCTCACGCCCGTCACCACGCTGTTTCAGGGCGACGCGCCCGTCGGCCACCCCCGCCCGCAACTCGCGGCGCAGGTGCCGCAGGCCCGCACCACCGACTCGCCCGTCGCGTTCAACGCGGTGGCCTTTTCCACGGTGCCGTATACCCACGCCGACAGCCCGGCGCTGCTGGTGCTCTCGCGGCTTCTCAGAAGTGAGTACCTGCTCGCCGAAATCCGCGAGAAGGGCGGGGCCTACGGCGGCGGCGCCAGCTTCGACGCCCGCAGCGGCGTGTTCGCCATGAGCAGCTACCGCGACCCCAACATCGCCCGCACCTATGGGGTGTTCCGTGACGCCCGGCAGTTCCTGGACACCGACCTGGGCGAGCGCGAACTCACCGAGGCGATTCTGGGCGCGAGCAAGACCCTCGACCCCCTCACCAGCCCCGATACGGTGGGCCGCCTGCGCTTCTACGGCGACCAGTCGGGCTTTACCCCTGAGGTGCAGGAGGCGTACAAGGCGCGGTTGCTCCGGGTCACGCTGGACGACCTGCGCCGCGTGATGGATACCCACCTGACCCCCGAGCGGGCCGCATACGCGCTGGTGGCGGGCAAGGACCCCAGCGAGGACACGGCTGAGCTGGGCCTGAAGTGGGACGTACAGGGGATTTGA
- a CDS encoding AAA family ATPase, producing the protein MATALPSSPAVSGSAANQAIHRALEQLDRVILGKPTQLRLALACLLARGHLLIEDQPGVGKTTLAQALARTLGLGFRRVQFTSDLLPADLLGVSIWDAASGSFRHQPGPIFSELLLADEINRATPRTQGALLEAMEERQVSEGGVTRPLPDPFFVIATQNPAAFVGTSPLPEAQLDRFLMTVTLGYPDARAERTLLETGGRGQSVRDLPAVLDAPTLLRAQAEVDAVYAAPALLDYLQLLARASREHPAIAAGLSPRALLALLAAARAWAYLDGRDMVLPEDVQAVFPALASHRLALRDPAARPGDVLRRLLDETPIP; encoded by the coding sequence ATGGCGACCGCCCTTCCGTCCTCTCCCGCCGTTTCCGGCAGCGCCGCGAATCAGGCCATTCACCGGGCACTCGAGCAGCTCGACCGGGTGATTCTGGGCAAGCCCACGCAGCTGCGGCTGGCACTGGCCTGCCTGCTGGCGCGGGGGCACCTGCTGATCGAGGACCAGCCCGGCGTGGGCAAAACGACGCTGGCGCAGGCCCTGGCCCGCACGCTGGGGCTGGGGTTCCGGCGGGTGCAGTTCACGTCCGACCTGCTGCCCGCCGACCTGCTGGGGGTCAGTATCTGGGACGCGGCGAGCGGCAGCTTTCGCCACCAGCCGGGGCCGATTTTCTCCGAGCTGCTGCTGGCCGACGAGATCAACCGGGCCACCCCGCGCACCCAGGGCGCCCTGCTGGAGGCGATGGAGGAGCGGCAGGTGAGTGAGGGCGGCGTGACCAGACCGCTGCCCGACCCCTTTTTCGTGATCGCCACCCAGAACCCGGCGGCGTTCGTGGGCACTTCTCCGCTGCCCGAAGCGCAACTCGACCGCTTTTTGATGACCGTCACGCTGGGCTACCCCGACGCCCGCGCCGAACGCACCCTGCTCGAAACCGGCGGGCGAGGCCAGAGCGTGCGCGACCTGCCCGCCGTGCTGGACGCGCCGACGCTGCTGCGGGCACAGGCGGAAGTGGACGCCGTGTACGCCGCGCCCGCGCTGCTCGATTACCTGCAACTGCTGGCCCGCGCCAGCCGTGAGCATCCGGCCATCGCTGCGGGCCTGAGTCCCCGCGCCCTGCTCGCCCTGCTGGCGGCGGCGCGGGCCTGGGCGTATCTCGACGGACGCGACATGGTGCTGCCCGAAGACGTGCAGGCGGTTTTCCCCGCGCTCGCCTCGCACCGGCTGGCGCTGCGTGACCCGGCGGCGCGGCCCGGCGACGTGCTCCGGCGCCTGCTGGACGAGACGCCCATTCCGTGA